From a single Fulvivirga ulvae genomic region:
- a CDS encoding homoserine kinase yields the protein MEKKIKVFAPATVANVGPGFDIFGLALEGIGDELEVTLRDDSAIKIHPIEGYENLPTDPDLNVAGVAIQALLKELDSQQGFEIVIRKRVMPGSGLGSSASSSAAAAYAANELLGSPFSKKELVRFAMEGERATSGKAHADNVTPSLLGGFTLVRSYGPLDVVSIPYPKELHIAVVHPQIEVKTADSKRILKREVSLEMAISQWGNVAGLVAGLASGNFDLIGRSLEDHIVEPIRSVLIPGYAGAKHQAIASGALGCNISGSGPSIFALTEGKATAEKVARAFDEYYTDLGIDHKVYVSGINAEGAKTINKLAEKV from the coding sequence ATGGAAAAGAAAATAAAGGTATTTGCTCCGGCCACTGTTGCCAATGTTGGACCCGGATTCGATATTTTCGGTCTGGCACTGGAGGGTATCGGAGACGAACTGGAAGTAACCTTAAGAGATGACAGTGCCATTAAAATTCACCCGATAGAAGGTTATGAAAACCTGCCCACTGACCCTGACCTGAATGTAGCCGGGGTAGCCATTCAGGCGCTGCTTAAAGAATTAGATTCTCAACAAGGGTTCGAGATCGTGATCAGGAAACGCGTGATGCCTGGCAGTGGCCTGGGCTCCAGTGCCTCAAGCTCAGCCGCAGCAGCCTACGCCGCCAATGAGCTATTGGGTAGCCCTTTCAGCAAAAAAGAGCTCGTACGTTTTGCCATGGAAGGTGAAAGGGCCACCTCAGGCAAAGCCCATGCAGACAATGTAACACCTTCATTGCTTGGTGGCTTTACGCTTGTCCGCAGTTATGGGCCACTGGATGTAGTCAGCATTCCTTACCCTAAAGAGCTGCATATCGCAGTGGTCCACCCTCAAATTGAGGTGAAAACGGCCGACTCCAAGCGCATTCTGAAAAGGGAAGTATCTCTGGAAATGGCCATCAGCCAGTGGGGCAATGTAGCAGGGCTTGTGGCCGGACTGGCCAGTGGAAATTTTGACCTGATTGGAAGATCACTGGAAGACCATATTGTTGAACCCATCCGTTCCGTACTGATCCCCGGATACGCAGGGGCCAAGCATCAGGCCATTGCTTCAGGGGCATTAGGTTGCAATATTTCAGGCTCAGGCCCGTCTATCTTTGCACTCACCGAAGGCAAGGCTACGGCTGAGAAAGTGGCCCGGGCTTTTGATGAATATTATACTGACCTGGGCATTGATCATAAAGTCTATGTTTCAGGTATCAATGCCGAAGGAGCCAAAACGATCAATAAACTGGCCGAAAAGGTTTAA
- a CDS encoding YciI family protein yields MAVIIRCLFLAAMCAGCLEGLCQHNGENVNEEMKDYIYILTLLPEYQDEANWTDEVTMIANSHFNYLKELHDTGQAFFVGRTDYDVVNKNNFGIVVFKAKNQEEAAALMSNDPAVKNGLMKAEVHPFKVVLM; encoded by the coding sequence ATGGCAGTGATAATAAGATGCTTGTTTTTAGCAGCAATGTGCGCTGGCTGTTTGGAAGGGCTTTGCCAACATAATGGCGAAAATGTCAATGAAGAGATGAAAGATTACATTTATATATTGACCCTCTTACCTGAATATCAGGATGAAGCAAACTGGACTGATGAGGTCACTATGATTGCCAACAGCCACTTCAATTACCTCAAGGAACTTCATGATACCGGGCAGGCTTTCTTTGTAGGTCGTACAGACTATGATGTGGTCAACAAGAATAATTTTGGTATTGTCGTTTTTAAAGCCAAAAACCAGGAAGAAGCAGCTGCATTGATGAGTAATGACCCTGCAGTAAAAAACGGTTTGATGAAGGCGGAAGTGCACCCTTTTAAGGTGGTATTAATGTAG
- a CDS encoding RDD family protein encodes MDTNQVLDQGLTPRDGAAQVKINLASAGQRIGNYVIDTIAYYILLIVFIFILGFLGILDDSPILIYPLAFGIIFGYYIIMEATFGKTLGKFVTGTKVVTENGEKPSAGAIVGRTFCRLIPFEAFSLLGSQAIGWHDSIPGTRVIRDR; translated from the coding sequence ATGGATACAAATCAGGTACTAGACCAGGGATTGACTCCAAGGGATGGAGCAGCCCAGGTGAAAATTAATTTAGCCAGCGCCGGACAAAGGATTGGAAATTATGTTATTGATACAATTGCTTATTATATTCTCTTAATTGTCTTTATTTTTATTTTGGGTTTTCTGGGCATACTAGACGATTCCCCAATCCTCATTTACCCACTTGCTTTTGGGATAATTTTTGGGTACTACATCATTATGGAAGCTACTTTTGGTAAAACCCTAGGCAAATTTGTTACAGGCACAAAAGTGGTAACTGAAAATGGAGAGAAGCCAAGTGCAGGTGCCATTGTAGGGCGTACTTTTTGCAGATTGATACCTTTCGAAGCATTCTCCCTTTTAGGCTCTCAGGCTATTGGATGGCATGATTCCATCCCTGGCACACGAGTTATCCGTGACAGGTAA
- the thrA gene encoding bifunctional aspartate kinase/homoserine dehydrogenase I codes for MQVLKFGGTSVASAKNIALVKNVIFEKSSSNQIIAVVSALGGITTQLVNCSAMAATGNAEYLKELAQVEQKHIKTVQELIPLKKQSKTMGKVKVLLNELEDICRGVFLIHELTTKTSDKILSFGERLSSTIIADYFNDMEHNTFLADPRDFIVTDSNYSRAEVNFEKTNTKIASYFKNVKEKLIVCPGFIAASEDGEITTLGRGGSDYTAAIIAAALNSPELEIWTDVSGMMTADPRLVSSAYAIEEISYEEAMELSHFGAKVIYPPTIQPVLEKNIPIHIKNTFKKDDVGTVIKQASATNGSLIKGLSSIQNIALFNLSGSGMVGIPNFSHRLFRALSTAKVNVVMITQASSEHTICVGIDAGDAKKSQAAIENEFTYELSTHKINPVQIEKDLAIIALVGSNMKEKVGVSGTMFSVLGQNGINIKAIAQGSSEKNISVVIYEREVKKALNSLHESFFLSEKRRINLFMIGVGNVGAALIEQLRKQKQYLSQHHHIDLRIVAMANSKKMLFQEGGINFKNWKESLMEDGEAMKVEDFLQQMETLNLRNSIFIDNTANADIAGLYKRVLKKSISVVTPNKIACTNSYQDYLELKKTALLYKAKFLFETNVGAGLPVINTLNDLIKSGDEVLKIEAVLSGSLNFIFNNFNKEAKFADIVRQAQTEGYTEPDPRIDLSGVDVKRKILILIRESGLDMEIDDIPAQAFIPEDCMNAPSIDKFFEKLEEHEEVFQQLVKKAEKEGKKIKYVASYNKGKAETGLRFVEKSHPFYNLEGKDNIVLFTTKRYPEQPLVIKGAGAGAEVTASGIFADIMRIANAN; via the coding sequence ATGCAAGTCTTAAAATTTGGAGGCACTTCTGTAGCTTCCGCTAAAAACATCGCATTAGTAAAGAATGTAATCTTCGAAAAATCTTCTTCCAACCAGATCATTGCAGTCGTATCTGCTTTGGGAGGCATTACCACACAATTAGTCAACTGTAGTGCGATGGCTGCCACGGGCAATGCTGAGTACTTAAAAGAACTCGCCCAGGTAGAGCAAAAGCATATTAAAACTGTTCAAGAGCTCATCCCATTGAAAAAGCAGAGCAAAACAATGGGGAAGGTAAAGGTATTGCTCAACGAGCTGGAGGATATCTGCAGAGGCGTGTTTCTTATCCATGAACTCACGACCAAAACAAGCGATAAGATCCTCAGCTTTGGAGAAAGGCTGTCATCTACCATTATAGCCGATTACTTCAATGACATGGAGCACAACACTTTTTTGGCTGATCCGCGGGATTTTATCGTTACCGACAGCAACTATAGCCGAGCGGAAGTGAACTTTGAAAAGACTAATACCAAAATCGCATCTTACTTCAAAAACGTAAAGGAAAAACTGATCGTCTGCCCAGGTTTTATTGCAGCATCAGAAGATGGCGAAATCACTACACTGGGACGTGGTGGTTCAGACTATACTGCAGCCATAATTGCTGCAGCCCTGAACTCTCCTGAATTAGAAATATGGACTGACGTGAGCGGCATGATGACTGCAGACCCACGACTGGTTTCTTCAGCCTATGCCATTGAGGAAATTTCCTACGAAGAAGCCATGGAGCTGTCACATTTTGGGGCAAAGGTGATATACCCTCCTACCATCCAGCCGGTACTGGAAAAGAATATCCCAATACACATAAAAAATACATTTAAAAAAGATGATGTGGGCACCGTCATTAAGCAGGCATCAGCTACCAATGGCAGCCTGATCAAGGGACTGTCTTCTATACAGAATATTGCCCTATTTAACCTATCTGGCAGCGGCATGGTAGGCATACCCAATTTTTCTCACCGCTTGTTCAGGGCCTTGTCTACCGCAAAGGTAAATGTGGTCATGATCACCCAGGCTTCATCTGAGCATACCATATGCGTGGGGATAGATGCCGGGGACGCAAAGAAGTCACAAGCGGCCATTGAAAATGAATTTACTTATGAACTGTCAACCCACAAGATAAACCCGGTGCAGATAGAAAAAGACCTGGCCATAATAGCCCTGGTAGGTTCTAACATGAAGGAAAAAGTGGGCGTGAGCGGTACTATGTTCAGCGTATTGGGACAAAATGGCATTAATATCAAAGCCATAGCACAAGGCTCTTCAGAAAAAAATATTTCGGTCGTAATCTATGAGCGGGAAGTAAAAAAGGCCCTGAACAGCTTACACGAGAGTTTCTTTCTATCTGAAAAAAGACGTATCAACCTTTTCATGATAGGAGTTGGAAATGTTGGAGCCGCCCTTATAGAGCAGTTGCGTAAGCAAAAGCAGTACCTCAGCCAGCACCATCACATTGACCTGAGAATAGTGGCTATGGCCAATAGCAAAAAAATGCTATTTCAGGAAGGAGGCATCAACTTCAAAAACTGGAAAGAAAGTCTGATGGAAGATGGCGAAGCTATGAAAGTCGAAGACTTCCTCCAACAAATGGAGACGCTAAACCTGCGTAACAGTATTTTTATTGACAATACGGCCAACGCCGATATTGCAGGTCTTTATAAAAGGGTACTTAAAAAGAGTATTTCAGTAGTTACTCCCAATAAAATTGCCTGCACAAATTCCTATCAGGATTATCTGGAGCTTAAAAAGACGGCATTGCTGTACAAGGCCAAATTCCTCTTTGAAACAAATGTAGGGGCAGGCCTTCCGGTAATCAACACACTTAACGACTTGATCAAAAGTGGTGATGAGGTTCTAAAAATAGAAGCGGTACTGTCAGGAAGCCTGAATTTTATATTCAACAATTTCAACAAAGAGGCAAAGTTTGCCGACATAGTAAGGCAAGCCCAAACTGAGGGGTATACAGAACCTGACCCGCGCATTGACCTTAGTGGGGTAGATGTAAAACGAAAGATATTGATCCTGATCCGTGAAAGCGGTCTGGATATGGAAATAGATGATATTCCTGCACAGGCTTTCATCCCTGAAGACTGCATGAATGCACCGTCTATCGATAAGTTTTTTGAAAAACTGGAAGAGCACGAAGAAGTATTTCAGCAATTGGTAAAAAAGGCAGAGAAAGAAGGTAAGAAGATAAAATACGTGGCCTCTTACAACAAAGGAAAGGCTGAAACAGGTTTACGTTTTGTAGAAAAATCGCACCCGTTTTATAACCTGGAAGGGAAGGACAACATTGTACTTTTCACTACCAAACGATACCCGGAACAGCCGCTGGTCATCAAAGGTGCCGGTGCCGGTGCAGAAGTAACTGCCTCAGGGATATTTGCTGATATAATGAGAATCGCTAATGCCAATTAA
- a CDS encoding glycosyltransferase family 4 protein encodes MRRKKIAIIVPGGVSNGFYNQGLPALVNLINGLSAHFEVTVYSLISVNPDYKPDNFRLKAITATREQSALSRMLRLSFMIWRDHLKDRYDLFHGIWGGASGTLAVLLGKLLMRPSVVSLRGGETAEVGAIAYGYLLKSNKKKWLLSTLKRADQVTVLTNFQASVLRKYGFKKDIQVTPTGVDTSIFTPTNKVYSPPFHFLHVANLTEVKDQETLLRAFRLIRDKLDCHLKIAGADYLNGKIQKLCSELDLEDSVTFLGPVKNTDLPAYFAWAHAMMHTSLYEAQGVVTVEAAACKVLVAGTKTGMISDLEYETVSVTPGDFEGLAEKVLQIAADEKYWKSTVQRAYEWAKAHDIHFTVNRFADIYNNHIK; translated from the coding sequence ATGCGTAGGAAAAAGATAGCCATAATTGTTCCGGGCGGTGTGAGTAATGGATTTTACAATCAAGGCCTGCCAGCTTTGGTCAATTTAATTAATGGATTATCAGCACATTTTGAGGTCACGGTTTATTCGCTGATTTCTGTAAACCCTGATTATAAACCCGATAATTTCAGGCTAAAAGCCATCACTGCAACGCGGGAACAATCAGCACTTTCAAGGATGCTGCGTTTAAGTTTTATGATCTGGCGAGATCATTTAAAGGATCGCTATGATCTTTTTCACGGTATATGGGGAGGAGCTTCCGGTACGTTGGCAGTACTTCTGGGTAAGCTTTTGATGCGTCCGTCAGTTGTAAGCCTGAGGGGAGGGGAAACGGCAGAAGTAGGGGCTATTGCCTACGGATATTTGCTGAAGTCAAATAAAAAAAAGTGGCTTTTAAGTACGCTAAAGAGAGCCGATCAGGTAACTGTTCTTACTAATTTCCAGGCAAGCGTGCTCAGGAAGTACGGTTTTAAGAAAGATATTCAGGTGACTCCTACCGGTGTAGATACCAGTATTTTTACTCCGACAAATAAAGTTTATAGCCCTCCGTTTCATTTCCTGCATGTTGCCAATCTCACCGAGGTTAAAGATCAGGAGACTCTGCTCAGAGCGTTTCGGTTGATCCGTGACAAGCTGGATTGCCACCTGAAAATTGCCGGTGCAGATTATCTCAATGGAAAAATTCAAAAATTATGTTCGGAATTGGATCTTGAGGATAGCGTAACCTTTCTTGGGCCGGTAAAGAATACAGATTTGCCTGCATATTTTGCCTGGGCACATGCTATGATGCATACATCTCTCTATGAAGCTCAGGGCGTGGTCACTGTGGAGGCTGCGGCGTGCAAAGTACTGGTCGCTGGTACGAAAACCGGTATGATCTCAGATCTTGAATACGAGACTGTTTCTGTCACGCCGGGGGATTTTGAAGGCCTTGCAGAAAAGGTGCTGCAAATTGCTGCCGATGAGAAATATTGGAAATCTACAGTGCAAAGGGCTTATGAATGGGCTAAAGCTCATGATATTCATTTTACTGTAAACAGGTTTGCGGACATTTATAATAACCACATAAAATAG
- a CDS encoding ATP-binding cassette domain-containing protein, with product MLNLWVSVKKTYHIIPDCFKKQAIWSLFLTLFNGLLDIISLAAIIPIILIFINPEQITGHSILASLYEQLDIHSEFNFQIIALSALVALFLVKNLVSVWVNYYISKLTFDISTNLSRRSLQHFFSQNYLEFTKSNSAIVSRKIKTIPHDFASYMLTPQLNLITESIVAGIIIAGICLYNPVICMLLIAVMLPILFTWKWFKNQHLQHIEEDFRNTYPVSLKYLLQGVDGYIDVKIYQKEDFFIEKFIGLKHQMNRNYAYLKTASFLPAKFLEVILALSIALIFGYSLFFELSGGLVPLLSLFIAGFYRLYPSTTKIINALTNIKVYNYVLEELNIDEHDAPADKNETLNFNNHVQLQKVSFKYPGKEPLFDNLSLEFMRGQCIGISGASGSGKTTLIKLLTGLITPDSGRIYIDNEQLTENNKTGWLAHIGYLQQQPVIIDATLEENIAFGEHEVNTIKLNDVIRKANLESFINSLPDGLTTQLGENGVQVSGGQKQRIALARALYRNSELFIFDEVSNNLDKANLLEVRTSIKRLLASGKTVVVIDHDLTLLEIADKIWRVTDGQVHETTLKADVL from the coding sequence ATGCTTAATCTCTGGGTAAGTGTTAAAAAGACATATCATATTATCCCTGATTGCTTTAAGAAACAGGCAATATGGTCATTATTTTTAACACTTTTCAATGGCCTGCTTGACATCATCTCCCTAGCGGCGATCATACCTATAATCCTTATTTTCATTAATCCTGAACAAATTACAGGTCACTCCATACTAGCCTCCCTCTACGAGCAGCTTGATATTCATAGTGAATTCAACTTTCAAATAATTGCGCTGTCAGCTCTTGTCGCCTTGTTTCTGGTCAAGAATCTGGTGAGTGTCTGGGTGAACTATTACATTTCAAAATTGACTTTCGATATTTCAACGAACTTGTCCAGGAGATCACTACAGCATTTTTTTAGTCAAAACTACCTTGAGTTCACGAAGTCTAACTCCGCGATTGTGAGCAGAAAAATAAAAACCATTCCCCACGATTTCGCCAGCTATATGCTTACGCCACAGCTAAACCTTATCACTGAATCAATAGTTGCCGGTATCATAATAGCAGGCATTTGCTTGTACAATCCTGTTATCTGCATGCTTTTAATAGCAGTGATGTTACCCATACTTTTTACCTGGAAGTGGTTTAAAAACCAACATCTTCAACATATAGAAGAAGATTTCAGAAATACTTATCCGGTCAGCCTCAAATATTTACTACAAGGTGTAGATGGCTATATTGATGTCAAAATCTATCAAAAGGAAGATTTTTTCATTGAGAAATTCATAGGGCTGAAGCATCAGATGAACAGGAACTACGCCTACCTCAAAACCGCATCATTTCTTCCTGCCAAATTCCTTGAGGTTATTCTGGCCCTGAGTATTGCCCTTATATTTGGTTATTCATTGTTTTTTGAGCTAAGTGGCGGGCTTGTACCTCTTCTCAGCCTGTTTATTGCAGGCTTCTACAGACTTTACCCTTCTACTACAAAAATTATTAATGCACTAACAAACATTAAAGTCTACAACTATGTGCTGGAAGAATTAAACATCGATGAGCATGATGCTCCGGCAGACAAAAATGAAACTCTTAATTTTAATAACCACGTACAGTTACAAAAGGTAAGCTTCAAGTACCCGGGAAAAGAGCCTTTATTTGACAATTTGAGTCTTGAGTTTATGAGGGGGCAGTGTATTGGAATCAGTGGTGCATCGGGCTCCGGGAAAACTACTTTGATTAAATTACTTACAGGATTGATCACGCCGGATTCTGGCAGAATATATATTGACAATGAACAACTGACGGAAAATAATAAAACAGGATGGCTGGCACACATAGGCTACCTGCAACAACAGCCGGTGATTATTGATGCGACCCTGGAAGAAAATATTGCCTTTGGTGAACATGAAGTAAACACAATCAAATTGAATGATGTGATCCGTAAGGCAAACCTGGAAAGTTTCATTAACTCCTTACCTGACGGCTTAACAACACAACTGGGAGAAAACGGTGTACAGGTTTCAGGCGGCCAAAAACAGAGGATAGCACTTGCCCGGGCTTTATATAGGAATTCCGAGCTTTTTATTTTTGATGAGGTCTCCAATAACCTCGACAAAGCCAACTTACTTGAAGTGCGGACTTCTATAAAGCGGCTTCTGGCTTCAGGTAAAACGGTAGTGGTGATTGATCATGATCTTACTTTGCTTGAAATAGCTGATAAGATATGGAGAGTTACAGATGGACAGGTCCATGAAACCACTTTAAAAGCCGATGTTCTATGA
- a CDS encoding glycosyltransferase family 9 protein: MMNEKAQYRPWLSGEAPKKVLFIRLQAMGDMVITFPYIQGLKKCLPHTQIDFVTREETDPIPNSIELFSNVYTLKGGRNTRKQAVYALLLALKLRSQQYDIVVDLQNNRISKIIRKLLSPASWSEFDKHSYNPAGVRTENTIRNIGLGDFSPDFNIHITDPSKGIALLKDAGWYEGRKLIALNPAGFTPSKNWPIDYYAEFGRLLLKKYPDAQFLILGIDRIREKADYLQEQLGENLINLVGKTSPATAFAILQYVSLIVSEDSGLMHMAWVSGRPTIALYSVSISDRSRPLGEHSICLSSADMECGGCMAAECKFGDVRCLTRYTPEIVLDEAKKLLQYA, encoded by the coding sequence ATGATGAATGAAAAGGCACAATATCGTCCATGGTTGTCCGGGGAAGCTCCAAAAAAGGTGCTTTTCATTCGACTACAGGCTATGGGTGATATGGTAATCACCTTTCCTTACATTCAAGGGTTGAAAAAATGCCTGCCTCATACACAAATAGATTTTGTGACTCGTGAGGAAACAGACCCTATTCCAAATTCAATAGAATTGTTTTCTAATGTTTATACTTTGAAGGGGGGAAGAAACACCAGAAAACAGGCTGTTTATGCTTTACTATTGGCGCTTAAACTGCGAAGTCAGCAATACGACATTGTAGTAGACCTTCAAAATAATAGAATAAGTAAGATAATACGGAAGTTACTTTCACCTGCCTCCTGGAGTGAATTTGACAAGCATTCGTACAATCCGGCCGGTGTAAGAACTGAGAATACAATAAGAAATATAGGCCTGGGGGATTTTTCTCCGGATTTTAATATTCATATAACCGATCCGTCTAAGGGTATTGCCCTTCTAAAGGATGCCGGTTGGTACGAAGGGAGAAAACTTATAGCGCTGAACCCCGCAGGTTTTACACCCTCAAAAAACTGGCCGATAGATTACTATGCTGAGTTTGGCCGATTACTTTTAAAAAAATATCCCGACGCGCAATTTCTTATTTTAGGCATTGATAGAATAAGGGAAAAGGCTGACTACTTGCAGGAACAGTTAGGGGAAAACCTGATTAATTTAGTGGGGAAGACCTCTCCGGCCACCGCCTTTGCCATTTTGCAGTATGTGTCTTTGATCGTATCCGAAGATTCTGGTCTCATGCATATGGCGTGGGTATCAGGCAGGCCTACAATTGCTTTGTATAGTGTGTCAATTAGTGACCGGTCAAGGCCTTTGGGAGAGCACTCCATATGCTTGAGTTCCGCAGATATGGAATGTGGAGGGTGTATGGCTGCGGAGTGCAAGTTTGGAGATGTACGGTGTCTCACAAGATATACCCCGGAAATAGTTCTGGATGAGGCCAAGAAATTACTACAGTATGCGTAG
- a CDS encoding glycosyltransferase family 2 protein encodes MMSELSVVIPTRNRSESLMRLLEDMSKQTYPLKEIIVVDSSDKRMKMEALAEAFPSLNIQYLNSTPSVCIQRNIGVQKASSPYVFLCDDDINLPEDYVSILMKHLEEDKLGAASGLVLQKGSDGWEYSYPPSGFGRLLFAFVFQQSVWGDISCMSTRIWQKPFYKIIKWYYQGRGNSLSWAGWPLITNFQPPVFRTSVYGLGASIIKREWLINSPYDEVLDPHGIGDNYGVAMGFPDKKAVNVVCAAKAYHHQSQENRLESATTYYRRLVALDYFLRKYPRFSWWHRLWFVWSLFGNLLLFRNKPDFRHATKQVLRQAIGNCNPYGRAAGQGQKVLELEI; translated from the coding sequence ATGATGTCTGAATTAAGTGTCGTTATCCCTACCAGAAACAGGTCTGAAAGTCTGATGCGCCTTCTGGAAGATATGTCAAAGCAGACCTACCCTCTGAAAGAAATAATTGTGGTGGATTCCAGTGATAAGAGGATGAAAATGGAAGCCTTGGCAGAGGCATTTCCTTCACTGAACATCCAATACCTGAATTCCACACCTTCGGTTTGCATCCAGCGTAATATAGGGGTACAGAAGGCCAGCTCCCCATATGTTTTTTTATGTGATGACGACATCAATCTCCCTGAAGACTATGTGTCTATATTGATGAAACATTTAGAAGAAGATAAATTAGGCGCTGCATCGGGCCTTGTACTGCAAAAAGGTAGTGATGGCTGGGAGTACAGCTATCCACCATCTGGCTTTGGAAGGCTGCTTTTCGCATTTGTATTCCAGCAGTCAGTCTGGGGCGATATCAGTTGCATGAGTACGCGGATATGGCAGAAGCCTTTTTATAAGATTATCAAATGGTACTACCAGGGCAGGGGAAACTCGTTGTCCTGGGCTGGCTGGCCATTAATTACCAACTTTCAGCCTCCGGTTTTCCGAACATCGGTCTATGGACTTGGTGCCAGCATTATAAAGAGGGAATGGCTCATTAACTCTCCCTATGATGAGGTGCTCGACCCACATGGGATAGGAGATAATTATGGCGTTGCCATGGGGTTTCCCGATAAGAAAGCTGTTAACGTAGTGTGCGCTGCAAAAGCTTATCATCATCAAAGCCAGGAAAACAGGCTGGAAAGTGCTACCACATACTACCGCCGGTTGGTGGCGCTGGATTACTTTTTAAGAAAATATCCCCGGTTTAGCTGGTGGCACAGGTTATGGTTTGTGTGGTCTCTTTTCGGCAACTTGTTACTGTTTAGAAATAAACCGGATTTCAGGCATGCTACAAAGCAAGTGCTAAGACAGGCAATAGGTAACTGCAATCCGTATGGGAGGGCAGCTGGTCAGGGACAAAAGGTGCTGGAATTGGAGATTTAG
- a CDS encoding sulfotransferase domain-containing protein, giving the protein MNRSLIKKPVNASRRMVFRIEKWFYKIGLFNTQQLTFPDFLCIGSQKAGTTWLYENLRCHPELFLPDRKELNYFSSKYRFYGLPLSAYSDYFKAAQGVKGEVTPCANLPLGRIRFIRNIIPDLKLILIIRNPIDRMWASALMYLVRAQKKHFEDIKDEEFFKLFNNKDLFSRGEYTKILKNWRSVFPKEQIHICFYHDLLNDPKAFLKEIFLFLNISDQVDWDRFPVSDTFNKSPDHALPAHIKTYLENLYKQSLEEFEEEFPKEVGYWHSDFNRKGR; this is encoded by the coding sequence ATGAATAGGAGTTTGATCAAAAAACCTGTCAATGCCAGCCGTCGTATGGTCTTTCGCATTGAAAAGTGGTTTTATAAGATCGGCCTGTTCAATACTCAACAGCTAACATTTCCTGACTTTTTATGTATTGGCTCTCAAAAGGCAGGCACTACCTGGCTTTATGAAAACCTGCGATGTCACCCGGAGTTATTTCTGCCCGACAGAAAAGAATTAAACTATTTTAGCAGCAAGTACCGGTTTTATGGATTGCCGTTAAGTGCATACAGCGACTATTTTAAAGCTGCACAGGGGGTTAAAGGTGAAGTCACCCCATGTGCTAATTTACCTCTAGGGCGAATACGGTTTATTAGAAACATAATCCCAGACCTGAAGCTGATACTCATCATCAGAAATCCCATTGATCGCATGTGGGCATCTGCCTTGATGTATTTGGTAAGGGCTCAGAAAAAGCATTTTGAAGACATAAAAGATGAAGAGTTTTTTAAACTCTTTAATAATAAGGACCTTTTCTCCAGAGGTGAGTATACCAAAATACTGAAAAACTGGAGAAGTGTTTTCCCAAAAGAGCAAATTCATATTTGCTTTTATCATGACCTCCTTAATGACCCTAAAGCATTTTTAAAAGAAATCTTTCTCTTTTTAAATATATCTGATCAGGTTGATTGGGACCGTTTTCCGGTGAGTGACACCTTCAATAAAAGCCCTGATCACGCTTTGCCTGCGCACATCAAAACGTATCTGGAAAATTTATATAAGCAAAGCCTTGAGGAATTTGAAGAAGAATTTCCTAAGGAGGTTGGATATTGGCATAGTGATTTTAACCGCAAGGGACGCTAA